Part of the Chitinivibrio alkaliphilus ACht1 genome is shown below.
TCCAGCAAAAAGAGTTCGAGAGCCCAATTTTGCTGTCATAGTGAATATATATAGAGTGGACAGATTAGGGGATAATTTTTATTATATAGCATATTTTATTATTTTATTTCATCCTTCGAGGGATATTTTTGTCGACAAAATGCGGTATTTGTTATATTTTAGCGGCATGAATATTTACGTAAGGATGTATCTTTGACGGTTGCTGAGCTGCTTCGTGCTAAAAATCTTCGAGTAACTCCCCAACGTGAAGCCATTGCGGAGATTTTACTGACCCATGGGCACCTTACGGTAGACAGTCTCTACGCGTTCCTTACAGAAACCCATCCCTCAATCTCCCTGGCAACGGTGTATAAAAACATAAAAGACATGGTGGAAAAAGGTTTTGTAATGGAAGTTTCCCTGCCAAATCAAAAAAGCCTCTTTGAGATACATAAGGAATCCCATGTGCATACCCATTGCAGATGCTGCGGTGCACTTACTGATATTCATTATAACCCCTTAGAATTGGCCGGGGATATTGCCACACTTCTGGGAGACTCCTTTTCTCCCGATTCGGCGCAGCTTGTATTTCAGGGAATTTGTAACACCTGCAAAAACACACAAAAATAAGCCTCTTTGGTGCATACCACACCCCGAGCGATCATTCCTCTGGTGTGGGTGTGCTCTTTGGTGTGGGACGTGGGTGAAAGTAGTGCTCCGGAGTTTTTAAGCGGGAACAGAATTGAGACAGGGATATGCCCACCTTCTTCTCATAGGGAGAAAATATTGAGTCATACTTGGTGCCCACGGCATCAAGGGGGATGATGAATTCTTCCTGTGGCGAATCCGTGAGAAAATCCCAGCCAATGCCCAGAGAGAGAAATATCTGTACTCCCTGCTCCTCTTG
Proteins encoded:
- a CDS encoding Fur family transcriptional regulator, producing MTVAELLRAKNLRVTPQREAIAEILLTHGHLTVDSLYAFLTETHPSISLATVYKNIKDMVEKGFVMEVSLPNQKSLFEIHKESHVHTHCRCCGALTDIHYNPLELAGDIATLLGDSFSPDSAQLVFQGICNTCKNTQK